From Vanessa cardui chromosome 11, ilVanCard2.1, whole genome shotgun sequence, the proteins below share one genomic window:
- the LOC124533786 gene encoding uncharacterized protein LOC124533786, with product MPGHASSPYWAAVDFDSEGDEDRSPQPTNRVYLDPWDNEAFGMIQGDSPDSSQEQNMNSFAGEPVSASFYYVPTKTYDSGEEPKPKRAVFPEDVVTPDYTIYSRRSSRVIMPDYHDMPIYGYRQERRRSMYIEEPVYAPHPMVYESLYAPVPMQQPYMQPRPRMSLQHQPDHLIANGYGKQRRHSRLTEAYEQYAYESLPPEYEDWARPMPKTVPDNFHLSRYGHLEIDYSCSWNSLDRIIRNQ from the exons ATGCCAGGACACGCAAGTAGCCCGTACTGGGCGGCTGTTGACTTCGACAGTGAAGGGGATGAAGATAGGAGTCCACAGCCTACCAACCGAGTTTACCTCGATCCGTGGGATAACGAAGCCTTCGGTATGATACAAGGAGATTCTCCAGATTCCAGTCAAGAACAAAATATGAATTCCTTCGCTGGGGAACCAGTTAGTGCAAGTTTCTACTATGTCCCAACAAAAACTTATGACTCTGGAGAGGAACCAAAACCTAAAAGAGCCGTTTTCCCCGAGGATGTAGTTACACCTGACTATACGATTTACAGTAGGAGATCATCCAGAGTTATAATGCCTGACTACCATGACATGCCAATCTACGGTTACAGAC agGAACGAAGAAGATCGATGTACATCGAAGAACCGGTATATGCACCACATCCTATGGTGTATGAAAGTCTTTACGCGCCTGTGCCAATGCAGCAACCATATATGCAACCAAGACCACGCATGTCTCTCCAGCATCAACCCGACCATTTGATAGCGAACGGCTACGGAAAACAGAGACGGCATTCACG GTTGACTGAAGCATACGAGCAATATGCGTACGAATCTCTGCCTCCCGAATATGAAGACTGGGCCCGGCCGATGCCTAAGACGGTTCCTGACAATTTCCACCTCTCCAGATACGGTCATCTTGAAATCGACTATTCGTGCAGTTGGAACTCTCTTGACCGAATCATTCGGAATCAGTAA